Below is a genomic region from Rosa chinensis cultivar Old Blush chromosome 5, RchiOBHm-V2, whole genome shotgun sequence.
CTCCCCCACTCCTGCCGTTTTCCTTCTGAAGTTGATCATAAACACTTCAGGGTAAAACAACTTGGGTCCACAGGTGCAGCAAGTGGCAGCTTTCAGTGTAATACACTTGGCTCAGCATCACAGTTGGCTCTAAGTTCCTCAACAAGAATGAGCCCATCCAGAGACAAAattgttgaagacaaaaaaacaaTGGGAGTATCAACATCTTCAACTGTATATGAGCCTCATAGAGGATCAGAATTAAAGCGAGGCAAAGTAACTGCTGAAAAAGTAAGAAGCTCATCACCTTTCCGCCGATTAAGCATTGCTGTGGGTAAGATGAGTAAAACTTCCGGTTCTAAAGATTCTTCAGATGTACAACAGCCTAGGTCAACAACTTTCCAGGCTAGACCTGGTTTGGGGAACAACGTGGCTTCTGCTTTCTTGGATACTTCAGACACTGATAATTCTAATGCCACTAGCAGAGCCAGGTCCAGCCCGCTGAGGAGGTTACTGGATCCACTGCTGAAGCCAAAGGTAGCCAACTGCCATCATTCAGCGGAGCCATTGGAGAAAGATTCCATATCAACAAATAAGGCTTGTAAATCATCTGAGGGGCGAGTGGAATCTTTGTCTGAGCAGCCAGGGAAAGTAAAGCTAGGCATGACTGGTTGTAGGAAAATCAATGTTAGTGAGTTCTCTAAGGATAGGAAGAATAGGCCCTCAACAGTTCAAGCTCTTCTACGAGTTGCGGTTAAAAATGGCCTGCCGCTGTTCACATTTGCAGTCCACAATGACATTGACATTCTTGCTGCCACAATGAAGAAGTTGAATACCTCCGGAAAGGGTGACTGCAGTTGTATCTATACATTCTTCAGCGTGCGGGAAGTCAAgaaaaagaatggaacttggctGAATCATGGAAGTAAAGGCAAAGCTCATGAATACATTCGTAATGTTGTTGCTCAGATGAAGGTTTCTGATTCACAGTTTCCCAATTTGATACTGGATCAGTTTAGCGTGAGagagtttgttttattttcagtAAACCTTAGACAGGCAGACTGTCAAACCTCAGACTTCCAGCCAAATGATGAACTTGCAGCCACTGTTGTCAAAATCCCGAAAAAGAGGAGTCAGACATCATCTACAGATTGGCGTCGTAGGGATATCTATAGTGACTTGCCTGCGGTTGGTTCAGTAGAGTGTTTGTCAAAGGTGAGACGCCACTCCTATTCTGTGGAAGATGTACAGAGCAAGCCTTTTGTTGGTAGTCAAGGCCCCATTAGCACAACGGTCATACTTCCAAGTGGTGCTCATAGTCTTCCGAGTAATGGAGGGCCATCATCTCTGATTGAACGCTGGAGTACAGGTGGCTCATGTGACTGTGGGGGTTGGGATTTGGGTTGCAAACTACGGATATTGGACAACCAGAATCAAGCCAGTGAGAATTTGACTTCACAGAAGGTTTGTTCAATCCCAGATCTGTTCGAGCTTTGCCATCAGGTATGGTGCTCTCCTTATATCagctgattttatttttttccacaTTATTGAAAATCTTCAAAATCTTCAACTGATGTTGCTTTTCTGCTTTACATATCCACAGGGAGGACTACAAGAAAACCAACCTGCTTTAAGTTTGGCCCCATTCAAGGATGGGATCTATTCAGTTGAGTTTAATTCTTCACTCGCAGTTTTACAAGCATTCTCCATTTGTATAGCAGTGTTAGATAGTAGGAATCTATGCGAGTTCTCAGAGTTCCGGGAAACCAAAGCAACAGTGCAAGATGATGGAATAAGTGATCTGAATCAAATGGAAGGGGAAGTTCCTGCAAGATATGCCTCGTATCCTCCTCTTTCACCAGCCGGGCGCGTCTAGTTTTACTGTGACTGCATCTCATAGATACAATATATATCTTCAGTTGGTCGGGTTGGCATTGTACAAAATCTGCAGTTGGTGCCTTTACTCGATTTTCTGAGAGAAGTTATATCTAGTGCATCGAATGTATTGTCAGAGGAACTGTTTCATCAATTTTAAATGTGCATATAGCTAGTAACTAGTAGGTTATCTTTTAAATCTCAATAAACTCCGATTTAAGATGGTAATACTCATCATGGAGAACATTGAATACAATAACCGGAGAATTGGGTGCAAGCCCCTCCTTGAAATGGAAATATGAGGAACGTTCAATCTATTTATATTGCTTCTTGGTTACTTATTTGACGTGCATTTTACCAATTGCATTTTTTTAAGTTGAAAAATGATGACCGAAATAGGCCTTAACAGCAAAGCGGTGTTGGCTGTATCTAATTGGCTTTCTTCGCTGCCCAGGAAAGCAAAACTAGTTTGCTTCTTTTTGAATGCAGTACATGCTTTACTCAAGAGAGCAGAGACCGAGTTAGCTTTACACAATAAATCTGGGATCTGTTTGATTTGTTTAGTGAAAGCTTaacctctttctcttttttttcccttttattttTAGGTTGAATccaaattttctgaaattagGTTCCCTCATCAAAACCTACAAATGTTGCATATTTCAGCGAGCTATTAGTTTAGTTATATTTCTCATCATCATACGACCCCGTTTTgttttttatataattaataAGGCGGGTGACGGATGCGAAATCGGTATTGATGTTAGTCACGGGTATTGATTGACAACTTATCAATTTTTTTCATCCCTCTACAATTGATAGTGACATTTGAATACGATGAATATTATTTGCCATCTGGAAGGTAAAGTTTCAATGTAAGATAGAGTACTACAAttcattccaaaaaaaaaattaaaaaaaaaggatagaGCAGTAGTACAATGgaaaaagaaaacgaaaaagaaaaacccaTCTCAGCTTAATCACGTGAACACGTACTCTCAACACCAACGAGGCTTGTTTGACACGTCATCACTCATGCACATtgctcatcatcttcttccctaATAAAACTcggagagaaaaagaaacaaaatttatgACAGACtctgtttgattttgatttcctCTCACTTCCCCCACTTTCGAACGTTCCTCAGTATCGTTGGGATTTCAAATTCTGTTGGCGGATTAGATTTCAAAAATcaaaccttttttttgtttttgtttttttctgttGAGGTTGTGATCATATATGTTTGGAATTCAAATAAAGAGCGGTTTTATTGGGAGCTTTGCTGATTGATGACGAGCTCTAACCTCGTTGCCCAAAATGCCGTTTTACTTTGCTCGTGAGGCTCCTAAGGTTCgcaatctgttttttttttttttttggtatcatTCAATTTCGATTCCAATGTTGATTTTGTTGATTGAATTGTGAAGTTGTGGAGGAAAATATGCAACGAGTCGTCAACTGAAGCTTCGCTTCTTGCTGGGAATTGGAAGTTTGTTCTTGCTGGTCTCATTTGTCAGGTTCATTTCTTTCTTGTCTGTTTATTCAATTTGGATTTCAATTCAGTGAATCGGTATTGGCAATTAATTTTATGTACAATGTTCATGTCACACTTGGATTTTATGAATTGATAAGTTTATCAGGTTTGAATTGATTATGGCCAACTTGTTGCAGGATGGTTTTGAGAACTAGTGCTGGGTGTAGCTGTTGTTGTGTATCTAAGGGgttattttttaattgaatgCCAATGATGGTATAGGCTTATAGCATATATAGGCATTTCCTTGTTCTCAATTTACTAGTGTGATGCTGAAGTTATCACCTTTTGGGCACAGAGTGATTTGTTCATCGGATTAGAGTTTTTGTGACCATAATGTATGGACCGAGTGCCTAGATGGTATTGATTTAATTCCCATTTATTTTTCCGAAAGTGTTTGAGCCAAGCCACCAATGAAATGTTCTGCTTGATGTGTGACGAAAATGCCTTGGCTGGCTTTTCCTTTCTTCCTTTATATccctttatttgtttgtttatttattactAGACGGGCCTTTTATGGTATTTGCTATAATGCTAAGATGCATAAATTGTAAATCTTTATATGCTTATCTGGTGGTTTTCTCTGTATCAAACAGTATCTTCATGGACTGGCTGTGCACGGAGTTCATTATCTACATCGGCCAGGACCAATACTTCAGGATGCTGGCTTCTTTTTACTCCCGGTGTGTATGCTTTCAAGGGTTTATTGGGATGCTTCAATATTTAATGCAGCACTCATCACTTCAtttattgtctttttttttttttttttctgttatcaTAGGAACTTGGACAAGACAAAACTTATCTGAGTGAGACTCTGTTTGCTgttgtatttttttcttttatcttggTAAGACTTTCTGGGTGCCAATAttatcatttgcttcaaatttATCTGGACTTCTCTCTCGTGTCTTTTGTGTTTGTTCTTCATTCAGTTTTTCATCGCTTCAATATCCGCTTCTAGCTAATTACCTGTAGAAGTTTGGTAAAATTCTGAGTTGAGCTAATATTGTGTCTGTATTCTGTTGCAGTGGACATTTCACCCGTTTGTTTTTCAGAGCAAAAAAATCTATACAGTTCTGATATGGTGCAGGGTACTTGCTTATTTAGCTGTAAGTAAAGATGATACATACACTAGTTTTGTCCTTGCTTTCTAGATAGGCTGGCATACAACCTTATTTGTCTAAACAATGCATCTCCTGTAAGATCTTCCTTATTGCTCTATCTTCTGGAAGTACGATCATGAAAGCTGCATATGTCTTAGCCCTATACAGGAAACACTCAATTTTTAGCATAAATATCATTAATGCTTGTCActaaaacttttttcttttgggtttgtACTCGCTCTTATCCTGTGTCAATTTCATCAGTAGCCATATTGTCGCCACATGCTATTACAAATTCTTTAATTCCACCCATGTGTTTCCCATAATAAGCAATATCATATTGATGGCGATGAAAATAGATGTAATGTCCTTAAATGTACCACACATAGTCTTCTGCTGTTTCCTTTTTACTTAATGTTACACCCCCTTGAGCCTCCTATCTGCTTATGATTCCTGGATTATGTAACTTGCTTATATGATTCATTCTTGAGCTTGTTACATTTTTTTGAAGCATCTGACTGGGAATTGCACTCATACAGTCATACTCTTTAATAGAAAAATGTTTGATTTCATGCACTTCCCTAATCTAACTTTGCTTCTATGTTATTGACTTGAACTAGCTCTCGCATTGTATTGGATCAATGGTTTAACAATATCCTATGGTATTTTGCTATATTTTCTGACAATATATTTGGGTGTTCATTTTGTCAGGTGTCTCAGTTTCTCCGGATCATCACCTTCTACGCTACTCAGCTTCCTGGTCCAAACTATCATTGCCGCGAGGTAAATTTCATAGAAATTTGTTGTTTTGGTTGTTAGTTGGAGGTAATCAAGATTCATTGAGTTGTAATTAAATATGTTTTACAATCAGGTACAACTGTCTCTTTCAGGGCTCAGAACTTGCCAGGCTGCCCCCTCCAAAGAGTGCACTTGCAGTGCTCTTAATCAACTGTTAGTTTAAGTGCTTCATTTTCCTTGGGCTTAATGCTTCATTATCTCCATAAATTAGAACAGCTTGATACTTATGTTATTTACATGTGTGTGCAGTTCCCCGAGGTGTTATGTATGGCTGTGGTGATTTGATTTTTTCATCACACATGATTTTCACTTTAGTATTTGTGCGCACATTTCAGAAATATGGAACAAGGAGGTAACAACAATTATAGAGCCTCTTCTTTTTATGGTCCTATTATCAGGTCTGTCTGGTTCTCATTTTATTACTCAATCTGAATTCTGAAGTGGGGTTGATTTGGTGAATTCTTGCATGAAAATAAGTTCTTAGTTATTCTCAGGATGTACGTATCGTCAGTCATTTTATTTCTCACTATGGAATGTGTGCTCaattataaaaattaattatttttattctctTGCGGTTTATCATTTCAGGTGCATCAAGCAGTTTGCTTGGTTGGTTTCTGTGATTCTAAGTGTCTTGATTATAGCATCTCGTAAACATTACACCGTTGATGTTGTTGTTGCCTGGTAAGATATAGATTATGTAATGCTCTTGAAACATTTGTGTCTGGAATAATATCTTTCACTTTACTGAGAACATAAGTTATTTATTCCCATGCAGGTACACTGTAAATTTGGTAGTTTCCTTTGTCGACCAAAAATTGCCAGGTTAGCAAATGCGATCTCATTAATCTTCTCTCCCTTTTCAATGTGGATGAAAAGTCTGCTCTGGATTTCCCTTTTCGGTCATATATGATGATGTCTAAAGTTGATGCAGTTGCAATTATATCTAgatcaaaagaagaattttcttagcaaataattttcttttttttctaggATAGTCGAAACTACATATGCCTTGATCTTTTTCTCCTTTACAGAATTGCCTGATCGTTCCTTGGGTTCTACATCTCCACCGCTACTACCAACGAGTACCAAGGATAGGGACagcaaaaacagagaagagcTTGAAAAATTCCGGAATGGAAATTCTTCTGACATCAGCACACGGGTCTGAAAAATTAGTAAATATTCTCAGTCCTATCCAGTTTGTCTTGTCTTGTGGATGCTTTTCTCCGGATTGTAGGTCAGAGAAGCTGACATCTTCGGGATATCAACATACTTAgcagtatatggtaaatagatgAGCAGCACAAGCTGAAGATGGCTTTGCTGCTGTTAGTCTTAGGTATGCGCTTAAATTTTTTCAATAGATGCAATCTCTTTTGTTGAGTGAGGCTGGTGAACCTGATTTGTATTATTTGCTGGAAATTGAATGGAGTTCTTTTTTTAACACCCTTAGGAGTTCCACTATTTCAGTGTTGAATGTCACATTGTCACCCATATCTTATTGGCGCAGTTCACTTTCTTACATTTACATGTGTCATCATCATTATTGTCATTACTGTCATTActgtcatcatcatcttcatcttggtgctgatcatcatcatcttcattatCCAAATCATAGAAATGAATTGGGGAAGATTGTATGCACAGAAATGAATCAAGAAAAGTGGTGGTTATTATGGCTGAGATCCAAGTCATTATCTTGGAGCACCTGGTTGTCATGTTTAGGGATCATTGCTTAAAATTTTATCCACAGAAAATAGGTGTGTGGATGATGGCTTAATATGATGAAGGGAATAGTAACTAGAGGAGGGAACATGTAATATCTCATTAGGCAATTAGGGCTGGCATGATCCCATTATGCAGATTTAATAATGCCTCTTGTCTGATGACCCACTTGGACCACCACCCATTTGCTTGAAATGCCTTTTTTTCCAATGTATATTCTCTTTTCAGAGGTTTTGTTCACGGAGACACCAATTGTTTACACATCACATGCCCCTTTTGGTTTCCTGCATTATCTGAGGAACTGTTTGTTTGCTTTTTTGCTTAGTATTAACATGATGTCTACTCTGTTCAGCCCTACCAATGTCAAAAGTATCCAACAGAAAAATTATGGCATATGTGCATGGACCTCCATTCTGGGATTTTATTTTGGTGAAATGCAAAAGGCTGCCTCCAGTTCTGAACAACCAGGATCAGTAAAAAAGTAGAATGGTAGAGCTGTGTTcaactttctttgttttggtcTGGCCATATCATGGATTCAGTTTTGAGTTGAAATTTTCCAAATTTGTGAATGTCCTCCCTTGGTGGAATCTTAGGTCATTATGTGCTCATCATCTGTTCCTGTGTATAGTAAAGGGTTAAAACCATTTTTTGGTTCCtgtattttggtaaaatttcaattttcatacCAAATTTCTTCATGTAGTCATCAAGTATGACACGTGACTTACACAGTTAAGGACTCTACTCTAGTCGGGCACACTACTGTACCAAGTAGGAAAGCTGAAAGTGTCCTTATTCGTGTGATTCACCAACTGTGAAAGTTTACAATGAGAGCACAAGTTTAGCTTTATTGTTACATGAAATTcacacttccttttttttcttcgggCCGTGactatttacccaatttcagcttaaaaattgtccacttactccactaagagttttttaacatcacttatccaatctaacatctattgacagttttgccccctaTTATTAAATTGAAGGAAATtgaaacccctctctctctctctctctctctctctctctctctctctctctctctctctctctctctctctctctctctctctctctctctctctctcaaatctgccTCCTCACCCAAACCACCGTCGTCGGTCTGGCAACAGCTCCCTTGGTGGCTTCTCAACCATCACCACCGTCTAGTCCATCGAGCCCAAGTAGGTCCTTGAGCCCAAGCGCGTGAACTGTCGCGTCGAGTACAATGACTTCGAAAAGGCTGCCACCGACTGTTACTTCTGGAAGCTTCTTGCGGAAATCGAAGACCTCCACCTATTAATGGACCCGAAGGACTTTCTCCGGCTCAAGAACCAGTTGAAGATCAAAACGGTGGACGATACAGAGTCGTTTTGCTTTAGATCGAAGGGACTGGTGGAGATCACCAAGCTGTGTAAGGACTTGAAGCATAAGGTATCGAACATGTTGGGAGTGGAGGTGGACTCGATGGGCGGGCAAAGGATCTAGGAGGCGGTGATCTGCTGCAGGCGATGCAGACTATCAAGTCAGCGGTGAAACGTTTCTTTTTCGCGTACAAGCAGGTGTTGGTGGTGAAACGTTTCCTACTTTTCTAGGtggcccaattttttttttcttggtaaaTTGTGAGCTCcaagaatggggaaggaaaaaaaaaagtgaacatgtagaattaaacatataaattgatcaattgtgcttgtggtgtattcattttggttttgggagtttatgcaactCACTGGAGTGCAATAATTTGATTATTGGGgagaaataatatgattattagggggcaatagtatgagtattgggggcaataatatgcatataaatttatcaattgtgcatgtagtgtattcattttagttttgggagtttatgcaattcattggagggcaataatatgagtattgaggggcaataatatgattactggggggcaataatatggttactaggtattattagggggcaataaattcagacgtcggaatccggtcaccagtccggtagccggatttcGGATTCCGGTAACCgatcgccggatttcggtcattGGTCACTGGATTCCGGTCATTGGTCGCCGGAGTCGGGTCACCGGTCGCTAGAGTCCACCACCGGAGTCaagcaaggtctccaatgatttctttctcaaagtgacaaagaaggagagggcaaaattatcctaaaaatatataaaaatgaattaaaaatactaattgggtattagggaaataatctcttagagtgtttggataagtgggcaatctcttagagtgtttgggtaagtgggcaatttttaagctaaaattgggtaaatgatcatttcctcttttttctttggttaaaattctaataaaaagacaaaatttaagttactaaaaaagaaaacatagagTGTGAATAGTAAAATGGGGAGTAtggatttcactccccttatctattctattattaagagaaaatgTTTTGTTAGACAAAGTGGACCCGAAAAGACGACTTAATCTTTAAACTATAGATTATCTAAAAATATCTTTTAATAAATGGAGGTCATAATCGtaataaacaaaataacataataaaattttaatttatttccaCCTAAAATCTCTCTCTATAACTTCCCACTTCCACAGTTCCACagcaaaagaggaaaaaaaaaaatttcaaaaatcccCATGTTTCTCCAatgattatttttctttttcttttgaaaattaAACACACACACAGTGTGTGTTTTGGTCTAATTATTCCTTAAACTTCCATGAGCCCTTTTGTCTTTTGCCATTCAGGTCAAGGATTATTCAATCCGAATTGCATGTTCAAACGAACAAGAACTTAATC
It encodes:
- the LOC112202289 gene encoding phosphatidylinositol:ceramide inositolphosphotransferase 3 isoform X1, whose protein sequence is MPFYFAREAPKLWRKICNESSTEASLLAGNWKFVLAGLICQYLHGLAVHGVHYLHRPGPILQDAGFFLLPWTFHPFVFQSKKIYTVLIWCRVLAYLAVSQFLRIITFYATQLPGPNYHCREGSELARLPPPKSALAVLLINFPRGVMYGCGDLIFSSHMIFTLVFVRTFQKYGTRRCIKQFAWLVSVILSVLIIASRKHYTVDVVVAWYTVNLVVSFVDQKLPELPDRSLGSTSPPLLPTSTKDRDSKNREELEKFRNGNSSDISTRV
- the LOC112164973 gene encoding uncharacterized protein LOC112164973 produces the protein MDGRFEPTRNFDDQQSLGTSGNTLRQANRSLNPQSKFKSDKPSLSYADLHHEITKNVKDVSPMSDGNRQKQRINRKTTEVDELVKYMSKLPSYLERGKNLQEKALNVGVLDWGRLEKWQYSHKQMPYRSSRYSPSSSNTTSCFSTDESSTHSSRGHSCSPARLGMHRPSLQSHFMTSRLEGPSEVVNSFRESVGKFQDLKADQSNNLNGVIRPDKSFCNNHIDIKVAQCKRKDSDPKTEPEKGHLRNGLQYEMAATNLRVKKNTRDGEFPKKVDKQQPFSENFELDTPEGCSKVVLLLPRDLPERNHSGSGLSDISDSETLLGQRAAETTRRSLPERPKEACLAELNSGLPHSCRFPSEVDHKHFRVKQLGSTGAASGSFQCNTLGSASQLALSSSTRMSPSRDKIVEDKKTMGVSTSSTVYEPHRGSELKRGKVTAEKVRSSSPFRRLSIAVGKMSKTSGSKDSSDVQQPRSTTFQARPGLGNNVASAFLDTSDTDNSNATSRARSSPLRRLLDPLLKPKVANCHHSAEPLEKDSISTNKACKSSEGRVESLSEQPGKVKLGMTGCRKINVSEFSKDRKNRPSTVQALLRVAVKNGLPLFTFAVHNDIDILAATMKKLNTSGKGDCSCIYTFFSVREVKKKNGTWLNHGSKGKAHEYIRNVVAQMKVSDSQFPNLILDQFSVREFVLFSVNLRQADCQTSDFQPNDELAATVVKIPKKRSQTSSTDWRRRDIYSDLPAVGSVECLSKVRRHSYSVEDVQSKPFVGSQGPISTTVILPSGAHSLPSNGGPSSLIERWSTGGSCDCGGWDLGCKLRILDNQNQASENLTSQKVCSIPDLFELCHQGGLQENQPALSLAPFKDGIYSVEFNSSLAVLQAFSICIAVLDSRNLCEFSEFRETKATVQDDGISDLNQMEGEVPARYASYPPLSPAGRV
- the LOC112202289 gene encoding phosphatidylinositol:ceramide inositolphosphotransferase 3 isoform X2 → MPFYFAREAPKLWRKICNESSTEASLLAGNWKFVLAGLICQYLHGLAVHGVHYLHRPGPILQDAGFFLLPELGQDKTYLSETLFAVVFFSFILWTFHPFVFQSKKIYTVLIWCRVLAYLAVSQFLRIITFYATQLPGPNYHCREGSELARLPPPKSALAVLLINFPRGVMYGCGDLIFSSHMIFTLVFVRTFQKYGTRRCIKQFAWLVSVILSVLIIASRKHYTVDVVVAWYTVNLVVSFVDQKLPELPDRSLGSTSPPLLPTSTKDRDSKNREELEKFRNGNSSDISTRV